The following are from one region of the Aspergillus luchuensis IFO 4308 DNA, chromosome 4, nearly complete sequence genome:
- a CDS encoding uncharacterized protein (COG:G;~EggNog:ENOG410QDJ1;~InterPro:IPR011701,IPR036259;~PFAM:PF07690;~TransMembrane:10 (i104-128o148-174i186-207o219-239i288-307o327-344i351-372o378-399i411-430o442-464i);~go_function: GO:0022857 - transmembrane transporter activity [Evidence IEA];~go_process: GO:0055085 - transmembrane transport [Evidence IEA]), whose amino-acid sequence MFKIISHSSLLIMDKNIQQDGLVDCVENVDVDKIGDPNLLPERAWTKEEERQALRKLDSVLIPLLGSLYLCSYMDRGNIGNAYTAGMGKAWGITSSQYSMVVTVYYIACICFHWLILAWKVVPLPLWAACMAFGWGTLDMIQAATTSYAGLLVCRILVGIFEAGFVPAIALYMSFFYHRHEMGLRYGLFMACSPLANALASAIAYGVVTGHEGIEHWQLLFIIEGIPTLILAVVAYFYLPNGPFESPFLSEQQNLIIGQRAILGRGRDQEKKVNFKQAFAAFKDYKNYFQAGIIFCLNTAFGSLPAYLPTILSHMGYTKTQAEGFSAIPYFASLVCCIGASLLSDHVRQRAIFISFFAALGGAGYIILALVATNAVRFFATFLICAGVFPAVSLTFTWVTDNQGSSSKRGVGLAIFGMIGQCGPLLGARLFPSQDSPMFSKGMWICAGVLFGACSLALILRLLLSRENTRRDRQHGSCDPNYTPPDIAEKGDEHPMFRFVL is encoded by the exons ATGTTCAAAATTATCTCTCATTCATCATTGCTCATTATGGACAAGAACATTCAGCAAGATGGGCTGGTGGACTGTGTGGAGAACGTCGACGTCGACAAAATTGGTGACCCAAATTTGCTTCCAGAGCGGGCTTggaccaaagaagaagagcggcAAGCCCTAAGGAAACTGGACTCGGTGCTCATTCCTCT GCTTGGATCCTTATATCTCTGCTCCTATATGGACAGAGGCAATATTGGCAATGCGTACACAGCTGGTATGGGTAAAGCCTGGGGGATCACCTCCTCTCAATATTCGATGGTGGTGACTGTCTACTATATCGCATGTATTTGCTTTCATTGG CTAATTCTGGCCTGGAAGGTAGTTCCGCTACCG TTATGGGCAGCTTGCATGGCGTTTGGCTGGGGTACTCTGGACATGATTCAAGCTGCCACCACTAGCTATGCCGGCCTGCTCGTGTGCCGCATTTTGGTGGGCATTTTCGAGGCCGGGTTTGTTCCCGCTATCGCTCTATATATGAGCTTCTTTTACCATCGGCACGAGATGGGGTTGCGCTACGGTTTGTTCATGGCTTGCTCGCCTCTGGCTAATGCCCTAGCGTCGGCCATCGCGTACGGGGTTGTTACCGGCCACGAAGGTATAGAACACTGGCAGTTGCTTTTCATCATCG AGGGAATACCTACCTTGATTCTTGCCGTTGTCGCCTACTTCTACCTTCCAAACGGTCCTTTCGAGAGTCCGTTCCTCTCCGAGCAACAAAACCTAATTATTGGCCAGCGGGCAATCCTCGGCCGGGGTCGAGAtcaagagaagaaagtcaaCTTCAAGCAAGCCTTCGCGGCTTTCAAGGATTACAAGAACTACTTCCAGGCGGGGATAATCTTCTGCCTCAACACCGCGTTCGGCTCCCTCCCAGCCTACCTCCCCACAATCCTATCCCACATGGGATACACCAAGACGCAAGCCGAGGgcttctccgccatcccTTACTTCGCATCCCTGGTCTGCTGCATCGGCGCCAGTCTTCTCTCCGACCATGTCCGCCAACGCGCCATCTTTATCTCCTTTTTTGCTGCCCTGGGCGGCGCCGGCTACATCATCCTGGCACTGGTCGCGACAAACGCGGTGCGCTTCTTCGCCACCTTCCTGATCTGCGCAGGCGTCTTTCCAGCCGTCTCGCTCACCTTCACTTGGGTAACCGACAACCAgggctcttcctccaagcGCGGCGTCGGTCTGGCCATCTTCGGCATGATCGGCCAGTGCGGTCCCCTGCTGGGTGCTCGTCTGTTTCCCTCGCAGGACTCGCCTATGTTCTCCAAGGGCATGTGGATCTGCGCCGGCGTACTCTTCGGCGCCTGTAGCCTCGCTCTCATCCTGCGCCTGTTGCTTTCTCGCGAAAACACCCGCCGCGACCGCCAGCATGGTTCTTGTGATCCTAACTACACCCCTCCGGATATTGCGGAGAAGGGTGATGAGCATCCCATGTTCCGCTTCGTTTTATAA
- a CDS encoding uncharacterized protein (COG:S;~EggNog:ENOG410PYUP;~InterPro:IPR036864,IPR007219,IPR001138;~PFAM:PF00172,PF04082;~go_function: GO:0000981 - DNA-binding transcription factor activity, RNA polymerase II-specific [Evidence IEA];~go_function: GO:0003677 - DNA binding [Evidence IEA];~go_function: GO:0008270 - zinc ion binding [Evidence IEA];~go_process: GO:0006351 - transcription, DNA-templated [Evidence IEA];~go_process: GO:0006355 - regulation of transcription, DNA-templated [Evidence IEA]) — translation MEAIEEGGAIPRLQLSSQVCDRCRIKKIRCDGLLPSCSNCRTAGASCVTSKQLKRRTRPRRHLEQQERLLDELRIQNENLQREIRQLRASHSTTVDKSVWNDTAPGFQAHSYPTLQVSGSSDTAATTSQQCQPIIKHLGRLVPLTPSVDRFAGSATGIYFIRCAESVYKSLFDHEEGFPDIVNRLHLLGPCPEYSQPLHLLHSINYSRPLHFMLDKTRASYLDALTEFFHSWSSIWPILMKKEFLSAFHRIFDRVEAHDPNLSPSDYVILRQIFLVLSITAWKNCSSTECNTYYHRAVECARLTTTPENEDLPGLQSLLLTCLYLQLTRKHDEWIQICGQVVRLAQSLGLHRHSRRFRFCAGEMELRKRIWWCVYAVDVACSIVHGLPKMIQDDDVDTDLPVDTDLDDATATDIPLPLPGETTSMATFILYVKLLKIFSSCLKSLYTTTKRRNGVAKITALDHELSVWRHSVVQFQGNEMKDHDDGLPDTLHMSSADQSFETLFLHFLGNVALVLIHQPALTFDPKHPQFMKSLSRCVRAALNILSMLGSSHDDRRLHCLFPNKSSIVFQSTLLCFYHQWMCMASSLTPSHNLDPLMGKIVDTALKLLDIHKAELVTPDTGSNTTIDVQTISAAQDLVRLFSNRIEHAGDAPVSAVPASSMTQTSPSSFIFTPPAGLGSHEPLRLERESQMSTIPLDFGILEDGFLDNGWL, via the exons ATGGAAGCCATTGAAGAAGGGGGTGCTATACCCAGGCTGCAACTCTCGTCTCAAGTGTG CGATCGTTGCCGCAT AAAGAAGATCCGCTGTGACGGATTACTCCCATCG TGTAGCAACTGTAGAACCGCTGGAGCTTCCTGTGTCACATCTAAGCAACTCAAAAGACGGACGCGGCCCAGAAG GCACCTTGAGCAGCAAGAAAGGTTGCTGGATGAGCTCAGGATCCAAAATGAGAATCTGCAGCGCGAAATCCGGCAACTACGTGCTAGCCATTCCACCACTGTTGACAAATCTGTATGGAACGACACCGCACCTGGATTCCAAGCCCACAGTTATCCAACACTGCAAGTTTCAGGATCGTCTGATACGGCAGCTACTACAAGTCAACAATGTCAACCTATCATAAAGCATCTGGGACGCTTAGTGCCCTTAACACCGAGTGTCGATCGTTTTGCAGGGTCAGCAACAGGCATTTATTTTATACGCTGTGCTGAATCAGTATACAAGTCTCTGTTCGATCATGAAGAAGGCTTTCCAGATATTGTTAATCGGCTCCATTTACTCGGTCCTTGCCCAGAGTATTCCCAACCTCTGCATTTATTACACTCAATAAATTATTCTCGACCACTGCATTTCATGTTGGACAAGACACGAGCATCATATTTGGATGCTTTAACAGAGTTCTTTCATTCTTGGTCATCTATTTGGCCAATACTCATGAAGAAAGAGTTCCTTTCCGCCTTCCATAGGATCTTCGATCGTGTGGAGGCCCACGACCCTAATCTCTCACCTTCTGATTATGTTATTCTGAGGCAAATATTTCTTGTCCTCTCTATTACTGCATGGAAAAATTGCTCATCCACAGAGTGCAACACATACTACCATAGAGCCGTGGAATGTGCCCGACTAACAACCACACCTGAAAACGAGGACCTTCCAGGGCTGCAGTCCCTACTTTTAACTTGTCTATATCTTCAACTTACACGGAAGCACGATGAGTGGATACAAATTTGCGGACAAGTTGTTCGACTTGCGCAATCTCTAGGACTCCATCGACATTCCCGACGCTTCCGATTCTGTGCGGGAGAGATGGAGTTAAGAAAACGCATATGGTGGTGCGTTTACGCTGTTGACGT TGCGTGCAGCATAGTACACGGTCTGCCGAAAATGatccaggatgatgatgtggataCCGACCTACCTGTTGATACGGATCTAGACGACGCGACTGCCACTGACATACCGCTCCCCCTTCCGGGAGAGACAACAAGCATGGCTACATTCATCCTCTACGTGAAATTGCTCAAAATATTCTCCAGCTGCCTCAAGTCGTTATATACGACTACCAAACGACGTAATGGTGTTGCCAAAATCACTGCACTGGACCACGAGCTCTCGGTGTGGCGCCACAGTGTAGTCCAGTTCCAAGGAAATGAGATGAAAGACCATGACGATGGTCTACCGGACACTCTTCATATGAGCTCAGCAGATCAGTCTTTTGAGACACTATTTCTACACTTCTTAGGAAACGTGGCTCTTGTCCTGATTCACCAGCCAGCATTGACATTCGACCCGAAGCACCCTCAATTCATGAAGAGCCTGTCGAGGTGCGTTCGTGCAGCACTCAATATACTCAGTATGTTGGgaagcagccatgatgatcgaAGACTTCACTGTTTGTTCCCGAACAAGTCATCCATAGTCTTCCAGTCGACGCTGCTGTGCTTCTATCATCAATGGATGTGCATGGCGTCTTCATTAACGCCAAGCCACAATCTTGATCCCTTGATGGGCAAAATAGTAGATACTGCCCTCAAGCTTCTCGATATACACAAGGCGGAACTAGTTACTCCGGATACCGGTTCGAACACGACTATTGACGTCCAGACGATCTCGGCTGCTCAAGACCTTGTTCGGTTGTTTTCGAATCGCATAGAGCATGCAGGAGATGCGCCCGTGTCCGCTGTACCGGCTTCTTCGATGACTCaaacctctccctcatcatTCATCTTCACACCGCCAGCTGGTCTGGGTAGTCATGAACCACTGAGATTGGAACGAGAATCACAAATGTCAACAATTCCTCTTGACTTTGGGATATTGGAAGACGGTTTTCTCGACAACGGATGGCTTTAA
- a CDS encoding uncharacterized protein (COG:S;~EggNog:ENOG410PMPE;~InterPro:IPR036864,IPR007219,IPR001138;~PFAM:PF00172,PF04082;~go_function: GO:0000981 - DNA-binding transcription factor activity, RNA polymerase II-specific [Evidence IEA];~go_function: GO:0003677 - DNA binding [Evidence IEA];~go_function: GO:0008270 - zinc ion binding [Evidence IEA];~go_process: GO:0006351 - transcription, DNA-templated [Evidence IEA];~go_process: GO:0006355 - regulation of transcription, DNA-templated [Evidence IEA]): MDSRSRLSGRKYNFACLACRQRKVKCDGRKPTCKNCARSNSSCYYKNDSTAALHMAGELHTKEARIRELEDRVRELTATETGAHDSRPASSSSQPQPQPDMPALTAPTQTTTTGPVALSVLPLRVPPEAHTEPADQERYEGDNIIITNTDGKQYFGATSRFRGLSDHKEVHDGQTQKKETEVRATELYHQRWLSSNARFQASWERTAYENIPRYTDVDPTICINLLEVYWAWQAPLHNCVYRRCFFRDMALGGPYFSTFLLNVILAHACRHLPENDLRFASFERGEFFLREALHLLVREMRQSKPRIPTIQGLLILGGRQCAVGNSSEGWLYTGMAIRMLTDLGLHIKRSYADLTKSMEPDDLEVRKRLFLSCYAWDKSISLCLGRSPSLTDMPFSPSTLFDLSDDDDLWQPPHLLGTGKIYPATKCHSTLTFINFCKLAKIINETYNVIYNGPVGNVEMSVISDLENKLMAFRQELPAALQIEDPTSLQSCVPPHILCLNILCHTVLILLYRPFFVWLWHPNLQNNPLALRAQVVCTEQAMRVNELFRAYGRLFNFEFQSYLISYCVYTAATIDVRLAQHNNKRLAHMAIDRLAVTLHMLETEVKQTPGMRRSIEIIHSHIGQRWSLKGQMQQPQASSSTNGQEQLPICLLEKGGPVGEGGEGEGGGRGQPFPKSQFDESALDHAISPGSSFVSSGTSLHGSAADRTVPEPLSSLNISYGQQQGPILDPDLDLESMWIDWQMDDVGGGFVPEMAYETPCSQPFS, translated from the exons ATGGACTCCCGTAGCCGTCTGTCCGGAAGAAAGTACAATTTTGCATGTCTTGCCTGCCGCCAGCGTAAGGTCAAATGTGATGGCCGCAAGCCAACCTGCAAAAACTGTGCGCGGTCAAACTCGAGCTGTTACTACAAGAATGACTCGACAGCCGCATTACACATGGCCGGGGAGCTGCACACCAAAGAGGCCCGGATCCGCGAGCTAGAAGATCGAGTCCGAGAACTCACTGCCACGGAGACCGGCGCCCACGATAGTCGCCCTGCCAGTTCATCCTcacagccgcagccgcaacCGGACATGCCAGCACTAACCGCTCCAACACAGACAACCACAACGGGCCCGGTAGCATTGTCCGTATTACCGTTGCGCGTTCCTCCAGAGGCGCATACTGAACCGGCGGATCAGGAGCGCTACGAGGGTGATAACATTATCATCACTAATACAGATGGAAAA CAATATTTTGGCGCCACCTCGCGGTTTCGTGGTCTCTCGGATCATAAGGAGGTGCACGATGGACAGACCCAGAAAAAGGAGACGGAGGTTCGAGCGACAGAGCTGTACCATCAGAGATGGCTGTCCTCCAATGCCCGGTTTCAGGCCTCCTGGGAGCGTACAGCGTACGAGAATATACCTCGTTATACAGACGTGGATCCCACCATCTGTATCAATCTCCTGGAAGTGTATTGGGCATGGCAAGCTCCCCTGCATAACTGTGTTTATCGACGCT GTTTCTTCCGCGATATGGCTCTTGGGGGGCCATACTTTTCCACCTTTCTCTTGAATGTAATCCTCGCGCATGCCTGTCGACACCTGCCAGAGAATGATCTACGGTTTGCGTCCTTTGAGCGAGGAGAGTTCTTTCTACGGGAGGCGTTGCACCTCTTGGTTCGAGAGATGAGACAGAGCAAACCTCGGATTCCAACCATCCAAGGACTCTTGATCTTAGGTGGCAGGCAGTGCGCAGTTGGGAATAGTAGCGAAGGATGGCTATATACGGGCATG GCAATAAGAATGCTCACAGACCTCGGCCTCCACATAAAGCGTAGCTATGCGGACCTCACGAAATCAATGGAGCCAGATGATTTGGAAGTACGGAAGAGATTGTTTTTATCCTGTTATGCGTGGGACAA ATCAATTAGTCTTTGCCTAGGACGATCTCCGTCTTTGACTGACAtgcccttttccccttccacgCTTT TTGACTTgtccgacgatgatgacctcTGGCAGCCTCCGCACCTATTGGGGACTGGTAAAATCTACCCCGCAACCAAATGTCATAGTACATTGACCTTTATAAATTTCTGCAAATTAGCCAAG ATCATTAATGAGACCTACAATGTTATCTACAACGGTCCGGTTGGAAACGTGGAAATGAGCGTCATATCGGATTTGGAAAACAAGTTGATGGCATTCAGGCAGGAACTCCCAGCAGCCCTTCAGATTGAAGACCCGACAAGCTTACAGTCCTGCGTTCCTCCTCATATTCTCTGTCTCAA TATATTATGCCACACTGTCCTAATCTTGCTTTACCGACCGTTTTTCGTCTGGTTGTGGCACCCGAATCTGCAGAATAATCCCCTGGCACTACGGGCGCAAGTGGTGTGCACCGAGCAAGCCATGCGCGTGAATGAGCTCTTCCGCGCGTATGGCCGACTATTCAACTTCGAATTCCAAAGCTATTTGATTTCCTACTGCGTGTACACGGCGGCTACAATCGATGTGCGACTAGcgcaacacaacaacaaacgtCTGGCGCACATGGCGATAGATCGCCTGGCGGTAACATTGCACATGTTGGAGACGGAAGTCAAGCAAACACCGGGCATGCGGCGCAGCATCGAGATTATTCATTCGCATATTGGGCAGCGCTGGTCGTTGAAGGGACAAATGCAGCAGCCTcaggcttcttcctccaccaacgGACAGGAGCAGCTACCCATCTGTTTGCTGGAGAAGGGAGGACCCGtaggagaagggggggaaggagaaggcggagggagaggccaGCCTTTTCCAAAGTCCCAGTTCGATGAATCTGCTCTTGATCACGCAATATCCCCCGGGTCTTCGTTTGTTTCGTCGGGGACCAGCCTGCATGGCTCAGCTGCCGACAGAACCGTACCCGAGCCATTATCCTCTCTCAACATCTCCTatgggcagcagcagggacCGATTCTCGATCCCGATTTGGACCTGGAATCTATGTGGATCGATTGgcagatggatgatgtcggTGGTGGGTTTGTGCCGGAAATGGCGTATGAAACCCCGTGCAGCCAGCCATTCTCATGA